A part of Spodoptera frugiperda isolate SF20-4 chromosome 25, AGI-APGP_CSIRO_Sfru_2.0, whole genome shotgun sequence genomic DNA contains:
- the LOC118262559 gene encoding sodium- and chloride-dependent glycine transporter 1 isoform X2, with translation MVDSYKLKEWISWPLLRAHACTAAVAVSFHATWRAPREAFIHGGLQYGLAVTLSLLVVALPLALLQLAVGQLSQQDAVGVWRAVPFFRGVGYMRLFISFLGSIYSVIYLAMTVTYFLYTLSNSLPFWECIELVLDQEDYVNTVNASTCLQDTFMGPIEDRPEYYLAVALIILVLWIVFPFIFYNPVKLMKRIFYVLGPLVILSFVVIMACVSDGDNLKALVTTSDWTSFLEPSIWHGAITQALLTAQIAGGFLISAGDTVYSSTNVQWTSLAIVGANILSTWVSLVFWYSISGPDKDTTVFAVLVQAYQLGEDSSTDLAWPLTIFLTLLLSGLITMLSLLYPVYDRFRRIGGVKWRLLSFLGSVVSAFICLAVLWGRLPVLNLLADYAVPLLISIATVLEILAFVFIYGWKVLVEDVEFLTGRDLPKVWVLGWCAAPGIIAPFSFWWVTMCFIQDRTWSEAPWPALTIISTAVVALLIFIMFAAVGIAKQVQYDFVGKLKSSFKPSRHWGPRDPITHYYWLARRDELDRGNVHRRRYQRRQLGQLSGRPSFLNLPSSVEEKTEASCNIDKVRSNSDDWLYTVYRRQQPAAASGKQRAKSLDWTFPHMKVPATTELKTLDCSSFTMESFQSQESHYNVSKLSYSGSSPLHDIIDSTPHDKSVEKF, from the exons ATGGTCGATTCTTACAAACTGAAG GAATGGATAAGCTGGCCACTGCTCAGGGCTCACGCGTGCACCGCAGCCGTAGCTGTGAGCTTCCACGCCACGTGGAGAGCTCCTCGGGAAGCCTTCATCCATGGAGGGCTGCAGTACGGACTTGCAGTCACTCTGTCATTGTTGGTCGTGGCGCTGCCGCTGGCGTTGCTGCAGCTAGCAGTGGGACAACTAAGCCAGCAAGATGCCGTGGGAGTGTGGAGGGCTGTTCCTTTTTTTAGAG GCGTGGGCTACATGCGATTGTTCATATCATTCCTTGGCTCTATTTACTCCGTCATTTACCTGGCCATGACCGTGACGTATTTCCTCTACACACTGAGTAATTCGCTACCGTTTTGGGAATGCATTGAACTGGTTCTCGACCAA GAGGACTATGTGAATACCGTGAACGCTTCTACATGTCTCCA AGATACGTTCATGGGTCCAATAGAAGACAGACCGGAATATTATCTGGCTGTGGCCCTAATTATTCTGGTTCTTTGGATAGTATTTCCTTTTAT TTTTTACAATCCGGTAAAACTGATGAAACGGATATTCTACGTGTTGGGACCGTTGGTGATATTGTCGTTTGTGGTGATCATGGCCTGTGTCAGTGACGGGGACAACTTGAAGGCCCTGGTCACCACCTCCGACTGGACGAGCTTCCTGGAGCCCAGCATATGGCACGGCGCCATCACACAAGCGCTCCTGACGGCTCAGATCGCTGGTGGCTTTCTAATCTCCGCCGGTGATACCGTGTACTCCAGTACTAACGTGCAGTG GACATCACTTGCGATAGTGGGAGCGAATATACTGTCAACGTGGGTGAGTCTGGTCTTCTGGTACTCCATTAGTGGCCCAGACAAGGATACCACCGTATTCGCGGTGCTCGTCCAGGCATACCAGCTCGGAGAAGACTCGTCGACCGATCTCGCCTGGCCACTGACCATATTCCTCACTTTACTTCTCTCAGGATTGATAACTATG CTCTCTCTCCTGTACCCCGTGTACGACCGATTCCGTCGCATTGGTGGGGTCAAATGGCGACTGCTCTCGTTCCTGGGGTCTGTGGTCAGCGCCTTCATCTGCCTCGCTGTGCTGTGGGGTCGGCTGCCAGTCCTCAACCTGTTGGCAGACTATGCCGTGCCGCTCCTCATCAGCATCGCCACCGTGCTCGAGATATTGGCTTTCGTGTTCATATATG GTTGGAAGGTTCTTGTGGAAGACGTGGAGTTTCTGACAGGACGAGATTTGCCGAAGGTGTGGGTGTTGGGATGGTGTGCCGCCCCGGGCATTATAGCACCGTTCTCCTTTTGGTGGGTGACGATGTGCTTCATACAAGACCGCACCTGGTCCGAAGCTCCATGGCCGGCCCTCACCATCATCTCGACCGCGGTGGTGGCGTTACTCATATTCATTATGTTTGCCGCAGTGGGTATCGCGAAGCAGGTCCAATATGACTTTGTTGGG AAGTTGAAGTCATCGTTCAAGCCATCGCGTCACTGGGGGCCGAGAGACCCGATCACCCACTACTACTGGCTGGCCCGGCGGGATGAACTAGACAGAGGTAACGTGCACCGCAGGAGGTACCAGAGGAGGCAGCTAGGACAACTGTCGGGGAGACCGAGCTTCCTAAATTTGCCAAGTTCTGTCGAAGAAAAGACCGAGGCTTCATGTAACATTGACAAAGTGCGGTCGAACTCCGACGACTGGCTGTACACCGTGTACAGGAGGCAGCAGCCAGCCGCAGCCAGTGGCAAGCAGCGGGCCAAGTCTCTAGACTGGACCTTCCCCCACATGAAAGTGCCTGCTACGACGGAACTGAAGACTTTGGATTGCAGCAGCTTTACAATGGAGTCGTTTCAGTCGCAAGAGAGCCATTACAACGTGTCCAAGTTGTCGTACAGCGGCAGCTCCCCCCTCCATGATATTATAGATAGTACTCCTCATGATAAATCGGTGGAAAAGTTTTGA
- the LOC118262559 gene encoding sodium-dependent dopamine transporter isoform X1: protein MVDSYKLKEWISWPLLRAHACTAAVAVSFHATWRAPREAFIHGGLQYGLAVTLSLLVVALPLALLQLAVGQLSQQDAVGVWRAVPFFRGVGYMRLFISFLGSIYSVIYLAMTVTYFLYTLSNSLPFWECIELVLDQEDYVNTVNASTCLQDTFMGPIEDRPEYYLAVALIILVLWIVFPFIVFFSFYNPVKLMKRIFYVLGPLVILSFVVIMACVSDGDNLKALVTTSDWTSFLEPSIWHGAITQALLTAQIAGGFLISAGDTVYSSTNVQWTSLAIVGANILSTWVSLVFWYSISGPDKDTTVFAVLVQAYQLGEDSSTDLAWPLTIFLTLLLSGLITMLSLLYPVYDRFRRIGGVKWRLLSFLGSVVSAFICLAVLWGRLPVLNLLADYAVPLLISIATVLEILAFVFIYGWKVLVEDVEFLTGRDLPKVWVLGWCAAPGIIAPFSFWWVTMCFIQDRTWSEAPWPALTIISTAVVALLIFIMFAAVGIAKQVQYDFVGKLKSSFKPSRHWGPRDPITHYYWLARRDELDRGNVHRRRYQRRQLGQLSGRPSFLNLPSSVEEKTEASCNIDKVRSNSDDWLYTVYRRQQPAAASGKQRAKSLDWTFPHMKVPATTELKTLDCSSFTMESFQSQESHYNVSKLSYSGSSPLHDIIDSTPHDKSVEKF from the exons ATGGTCGATTCTTACAAACTGAAG GAATGGATAAGCTGGCCACTGCTCAGGGCTCACGCGTGCACCGCAGCCGTAGCTGTGAGCTTCCACGCCACGTGGAGAGCTCCTCGGGAAGCCTTCATCCATGGAGGGCTGCAGTACGGACTTGCAGTCACTCTGTCATTGTTGGTCGTGGCGCTGCCGCTGGCGTTGCTGCAGCTAGCAGTGGGACAACTAAGCCAGCAAGATGCCGTGGGAGTGTGGAGGGCTGTTCCTTTTTTTAGAG GCGTGGGCTACATGCGATTGTTCATATCATTCCTTGGCTCTATTTACTCCGTCATTTACCTGGCCATGACCGTGACGTATTTCCTCTACACACTGAGTAATTCGCTACCGTTTTGGGAATGCATTGAACTGGTTCTCGACCAA GAGGACTATGTGAATACCGTGAACGCTTCTACATGTCTCCA AGATACGTTCATGGGTCCAATAGAAGACAGACCGGAATATTATCTGGCTGTGGCCCTAATTATTCTGGTTCTTTGGATAGTATTTCCTTTTAT AGTGTTTTTCAGTTTTTACAATCCGGTAAAACTGATGAAACGGATATTCTACGTGTTGGGACCGTTGGTGATATTGTCGTTTGTGGTGATCATGGCCTGTGTCAGTGACGGGGACAACTTGAAGGCCCTGGTCACCACCTCCGACTGGACGAGCTTCCTGGAGCCCAGCATATGGCACGGCGCCATCACACAAGCGCTCCTGACGGCTCAGATCGCTGGTGGCTTTCTAATCTCCGCCGGTGATACCGTGTACTCCAGTACTAACGTGCAGTG GACATCACTTGCGATAGTGGGAGCGAATATACTGTCAACGTGGGTGAGTCTGGTCTTCTGGTACTCCATTAGTGGCCCAGACAAGGATACCACCGTATTCGCGGTGCTCGTCCAGGCATACCAGCTCGGAGAAGACTCGTCGACCGATCTCGCCTGGCCACTGACCATATTCCTCACTTTACTTCTCTCAGGATTGATAACTATG CTCTCTCTCCTGTACCCCGTGTACGACCGATTCCGTCGCATTGGTGGGGTCAAATGGCGACTGCTCTCGTTCCTGGGGTCTGTGGTCAGCGCCTTCATCTGCCTCGCTGTGCTGTGGGGTCGGCTGCCAGTCCTCAACCTGTTGGCAGACTATGCCGTGCCGCTCCTCATCAGCATCGCCACCGTGCTCGAGATATTGGCTTTCGTGTTCATATATG GTTGGAAGGTTCTTGTGGAAGACGTGGAGTTTCTGACAGGACGAGATTTGCCGAAGGTGTGGGTGTTGGGATGGTGTGCCGCCCCGGGCATTATAGCACCGTTCTCCTTTTGGTGGGTGACGATGTGCTTCATACAAGACCGCACCTGGTCCGAAGCTCCATGGCCGGCCCTCACCATCATCTCGACCGCGGTGGTGGCGTTACTCATATTCATTATGTTTGCCGCAGTGGGTATCGCGAAGCAGGTCCAATATGACTTTGTTGGG AAGTTGAAGTCATCGTTCAAGCCATCGCGTCACTGGGGGCCGAGAGACCCGATCACCCACTACTACTGGCTGGCCCGGCGGGATGAACTAGACAGAGGTAACGTGCACCGCAGGAGGTACCAGAGGAGGCAGCTAGGACAACTGTCGGGGAGACCGAGCTTCCTAAATTTGCCAAGTTCTGTCGAAGAAAAGACCGAGGCTTCATGTAACATTGACAAAGTGCGGTCGAACTCCGACGACTGGCTGTACACCGTGTACAGGAGGCAGCAGCCAGCCGCAGCCAGTGGCAAGCAGCGGGCCAAGTCTCTAGACTGGACCTTCCCCCACATGAAAGTGCCTGCTACGACGGAACTGAAGACTTTGGATTGCAGCAGCTTTACAATGGAGTCGTTTCAGTCGCAAGAGAGCCATTACAACGTGTCCAAGTTGTCGTACAGCGGCAGCTCCCCCCTCCATGATATTATAGATAGTACTCCTCATGATAAATCGGTGGAAAAGTTTTGA